The DNA region TTAGTGGACCGCATAGAGTGGCCTGTGGAGGACCTGGAGAGAGGCTGCTCAGTAATAGCTGAGCTGATGGAGAGCTTGACGCGTGTCTTTGTGGACAGCGTGAGCAATACCCCCTACCCAGTGCCTCAAGAAGCCATCGGGGTGGGCAGTGCCTTTGAGGGTTGGAGTCCCCGTGACTGGGATGGGGTGTACCGTGTGCTGGTCCCACTGAATCCCCCACCAGGGCACACCTTCCACCTGGAGCCGAACAGTGCAGGGCAGGTGGCAGCAAGGACCTTCAACGTCTGTGTGGAGCTGGTGTGCACGTGCGAGAAGGAGCAGGTGGAAGAGAAGCCGTTGTGCTTCTTGCACCACTCGCGGGAGGAGCTGCGGCGGAAGCAGAAGCGCAGCCTCCTAGAGACGCTCTGCACCAGCTCCTACCTGGACGTGGAAAAAACCTCCCGCTGGTTCTGCCAGTTGGTGAGAAGCTCGTGGCTGCAAGTGCCTCAGTGGCACTCATGGCACGTGGTGTTTCAGCCCTGCCGCCAGTCCTGCCGATTGGAGCTAAgcaaaggcagggagagcctgacAGTGGAGATGCTCTTTGGGGTGCGCCGAGGGGACTCTGACatctttgtgagcagccagcccacCAAGGCCACCATCACTGCAAGCACAGCGTGGGCAGAGACGTACGCTGTGGCAGAGGCAAAATTCTTCCGGCACATCGCCAGGCAGCTGCCGTGTGAGAGCTTGCACCTGAAATGCCTGCAGCTCTTCACCTGCATCCTGAGGGACACAGGTTTTTCCAGCTCTACCTGGAAGACTGTGGTCATGCACGTGCTGACCACAGTACCTCTGTCCCGGTGGCACAGGAGAGCATTTGCATGGCGGCTGTGGGACATCATGGCGTACCTGGACCGCTGCCTGCAGCTGACACACCTGAGGCACTTTGTGCTGGGCAATGAGAGGCTTCCTGCCGAGATCAGCTTGCCGCCAGCAATGCGAGGGGTTGTGCCGCCCAACCTCTTTGAGCACCTGGCCCGAGATCCGGCCGCCCACAGAGAGGCAAGGCAAGCTTATGGTCGGCTGCGATTTCGCCTCggggtgctgctctccagccactgaGAGGAGttccctgcacagagctgtgctggggtgtcACACCCGATGGCAGCCACCTGAACTCTGCATAGCTGATACATTTGTCACTGGCCATGCTGAagctgctttcctgctcctgAGGAAGGAAGATGCAGCACATGGATTCGCTGTGCAGACACATCTCTGGATGGCCTTGCCCTTCACCTTCCAGTTCCAACAGTGCTGCTGACCTAGTCTGTGAGGCAGAAACCTGCTCCACCTGCACATCCTAACAGAAGACAGTGAAGGTGATAGAGGTTGCTTGGAAGACCTTGAAGACAGCAACCTAGACAGCTGTGGTTTTAATGTAGTTAATTTGTTTTAGCTGTAGCATTAGTTGTAGTTGTAGTTGTGCATGTAACTGTAGCTGTAGCTTTAGTTTTAGTTCTAACTATAGCTGTAGCTGTAGCATTACTTGTGCATGTAACTGTACCTGTATCTTTAGTTTTAGTTCTAACTCTTGCTGTAGCTGTAGCATTAGTTGTGCATGTAACTGTAGCTGTAGCTTTCCTTGTAGTTGTAGCTGTAGCTTTAATTAGACTTGTTTATTAGCATTTCTTCTAAAGGACCTTTAGTGTTGTTAGTTTTGCCGCGTTACCCTTAGTTTAGAGAACTGAACTGCAGTTGAATAGTGCCATGTCTCCTTTTCAATAATATTTGGATATCtatgtttgaaaaattaataaaaagtgATAAATTTCGCAAATGGCCTGAAATGCGTCATTCTTTGTATTTAACTCTCTGCATCTTAGAGAATGTCCTTCCTATATCCTTAAATGAAATAAAGACTTTTTGCAAACAGGGATGTTGTATATATTAAGTATGCGGTCTCTACATGACATCCTGCCCGAAAAGGAATAAGTAGAAATACAAATGATAAAAAATGTCCCCCACCAATACTAACTAAGAGCCTGCACTTATATACCGAGTACATCCATGGGTCGTGTCACCCAAATTTATATTTGCCAAGAGTTGCGTGGCAGGGCCCTTGTGCCTGCTCTGTCAAGGGAACTTCTGGGGTTGCCAGGTTCCCAAGTGATGGGTCTGCACTTGGTGTCTGTTGGGGCTTTGGGTGGCCAGGGCCATGATGAGTTCCCTGAGCGGGCTGGGGAGGGCGGGCGGGGCAGGCCTGTGATGCGCTCTGGGttctgtgacagcacaggggcCGTGTCACAATGGGGGCAGGTATAAAAGGCCCCAGCGGGTGCCGCTGCCCCAGTAGAGCCTGGGCAAGCGGTGAGCGCACAGCAGTGAGGAGACAGGGCTGcgggagggcaggggctgcggaaggcctggggcaggagctccGGTACCGGGCCGTGCATTCTGCCCCCgcacccagggcccggccccggcggcaGCGCCTCGCTGAGGGCGCGGTGCTTGCTGGGGCAGCGGTGCAGGCCTGGCCGCCCGCCAGCTGCCGGGgccctctccttccttctgccacatcCCTGCGGCTCCTGCGCCCCATGTCTGTCTCCATTCCGGCCCCACTGAACCCCTTCTGTGTGTCCTCCTGCAGACCATGGCTTTACTGCCAATGATCTTCGTGCTGGTGCAAAGCCTGATCCAGTACCCCCAGccagctggggatgggctggatgAGGCCACGCACCAGCGAATGAAGGAGCgtcaggagctgctggaccaCGAGATGGCTCGGCTGCtacaggagctggaggagcaggacaagggctggggagctgtgctctCTGGTGCCCTTCAGCAGTGGCCATTTTGGGTCATTGCTGGAGTCCTGCTCCTTTTGGCCCTGTGGTTTACTTGCAGGAGAAGGAGCGGTGAGGCCAGCAACAATGATGTAAATGAAGGTGAAGACAGCGTAGATGGACGGGAAGAATGTATGGAGGTGAAGGTGCAGGAAAGCAGCGATGCCAGTGaacacagaagcagagaaaaagaccATGATGGTGGCAAGGGAGAAAGTGGCAGTGATGGAATGGAAGACAGAGAAAAGACCCGATATGCTGGGCATGAGCAAGGAATCCTTTTAGTGGACCGCATAGAGTGGCCTGTGGAGGACCTGGAGAGAGGCTGCTCAGTAATAGCTGAGCTGATGGAGAGCTTGACGCGTGTCTTTGTGGACAGCGTGAGCAATACCCCCTACCCAGTGCCTCAAGAAGCCATCGGGGTGGGCAGTGCCTTTGAGGGTTGGAGTCCCCGTGACTGGGATGGGGTGTACCGTGTGCTGGTCCCACTGAATCCCCCACCAGGGCACACCTTCCACCTGGAGCCGAACAGTGCAGGGCAGGTGGCAGCAAGGACCTTCAACGTCTGTGTGGAGCTGGTGTGCACGTGCGAGAAGGAGCAGGTGGAAGAGAAGCCGTTGTGCTTCTTGCACCACTCGCGGGAGGAGCTGCGGCGGAAGCAGAAGCGCAGCCTCCTAGAGACGCTCTGCACCAGCTCCTACCTGGACGTGGAAAAAACCTCCCGCTGGTTCTGCCAGTTGGTGAGAAGCTCGTGGCTGCAAGTGCCTCAGTGGCACTCATGGCACGTGGTGTTTCAGCCCTGCCGCCGGTCCTGCCGATTGGAGCTAAgcaaaggcagggagagcctgacGGTGGAGATGCTCTTTGGGGTGCGCCGAGGGGACTCTGACatctttgtgagcagccagcccacCAAGGCCACCATCACTGCAAGCACAGCGTGGGCAGAGACGTACGCTGTGGCAGAGGCAAAATTCTTCCGGCACATCGCCAGGCAGCTGCCGTGTGAGAGCTTGCACCTGAAATGCCTGCAGCTCTTCACCTGCATCCTGAGGGACACAGGTTTTTCCAGCTCTACCTGGAAGACTGTGGTCATGCACGTGCTGACCACAGTACCTCTGTCCCGGTGGCACAGGAGAGCATTTGCATGGCGGCTGTGGGACATCATGGCGTACCTGGACCGCTGCCTGCAGCTGACACACCTGAGGCACTTTGTGCTGGGCAATGAGAGGCTTCCTGCCGAGATCAGCTTGCCGCCAGCAATGCGAGGGGTTGTGCCGCCCAACCTCTTTGAGCACCTGGCCCGAGATCCGGCCGCCCACAGAGAGGCAAGGCAAGCTTATGGTCGGCTGCGATTTCGCCTCggggtgctgctctccagccactgaGAGGAGttccctgcacagagctgtgctggggtgtcACACCCGATGGCAGCCACCTGAACTCTGCATAGCTGATACATTTGTCACTGGCCATGCTGAagctgctttcctgctcctgAGGAAGGAAGATGCAGCACATGGATTCGCTGTGCAGACACATCTCTGGATGGCCTTGCCCTTCACCTTCCAGTTCCAACAGTGCTGCTGACCTAGTCTGTGAGGCAGAAACCTGCTCCACCTGCACATCCTAACAGAAGACAGTGAAGGTGATAGAGGTTGCTTGGAAGACCTTGAAGACAGCAACCTAGACAGCTGTGGTTTTAATGTAGTTAATTTGTTTTAGCTGTAGCATTAGTTGCAGTTGTAGTTGTGCATGTAACTGTAGCTGTAGCTTTAGTTTTAGTTCTAACTATAGCTGTAGCTGTAGCATTACTTGTGCATGTAACTGTACCTGTATCTTTAGTTTTAGTTCTAACTCTTGCTGTAGCTGTAGCATTAGTTGTGCATGTAACTGTAGCTGTAGCTTTCCTTGTAGTTGTAGCTGTAGCTTTAATTAGACTTGTTTATTAGCATTTCTTCTAAAGGACCTTTAGTGTTGTTAGTTTTGCCACGTTACCCTTAGTTTAGAGAACTGAACTGCAGTTGAATAGTGCCATGTCTCCTTTTGGATATTTGGATATCtatgtttgaaaaattaataaaaagtgATAAATTTCGCAAATGGCCTGAAATGCGTCATTCTTTGTATTTAACTCTCTGCATCTTAGAGAATGTCCTTCCTATATCCTTAAATGAAATAAAGACTTTTTGCAAACAGGGATGTTGTATATATTAAGTATGCCGTCTTTCGAGCATTCCCATAGAAATGTTGGAATATTGAAGTGAAAATGCCCTGAAACACCTgaaatttttcagcagaaatttttAGGAATCTTTGGAAAAATTTTCTTTACACCATTACTTTTATACCCTCTTGGGGAGCATATCAGTCCTAAGGCATGAAGGTAGCCAAGTCTGTAACTGCAAATCATGTAGTTTAATACatctttttttgtcttcttatGACTAGTGTTCTGGCAGAAAATTTTGACAGCAAAAATCATGCTTTCTATATACCCGGTTATCTGTGGTTTTGGAGTGCTCTGCTTGTCTACGAATATAAGCTTTTCCACCAGGCTTGTATAATACTGTGTAGCAGTGAGAGGCACTTCACTTGCACAGCTTTATCCTTTATTAGATGCAGCTGAACAGAAGATAATTTACTTCTTGCAGGACATAGTAGAAATTTGTAGTagtttaaaagtatttattctCTTTGCCTGTGTACCAATACATCTGGGGTCAACTGGTCAATTTTAAACTTAGAATTCCTTGGGAGTTGGATAAATTGCTGCAGTCATGCTATAAATACTTTATCTCAGAAGTTTGGTTGGGGATTTCTACAATTTCCATGTAAATTTTCATGTGTACTCTCCAGCATGAGAAAGGACTTGTTCCTACATAAAGGAAAGTAAGGTGACCTCTGTTTTGTGGTACATATGAAAATTATACAGCCTTTAATTTCAGAGGCCTTCAAAGGTGTCATTAGGTGTGACTGTTTTGAAAGACTGTTTTGAGATGTTCCCTTTCTGCTAATTTTGGTGTGGTTTGTCATTAAAAAATTGTGTAACTGGTCACAAAGGGAATTCTGAGTCTCAACCAAGTTGGCTGCACATTGCTGCATACTTACACCGTGCTGGAAATGAGGAGTGGTAGCTTCGTCACCACAGATGTGACTTGATGCTAAGAAGCCTAAATATGTTttataaatgcaaatacatATTATCAGAACAGAATgacatttttacttttgaagcctttttgctgtggctctgctgctggagaatttttgagtttttttaagTAAGCAATGATCATGCTGCTGTAAGCCAACTCCACTGAGATACTGTGCTAAATGAGTAAAACCCAGTCACTATTCCAGATTCTACCACTCAGCAGTAAAATATTAGCAGAAGGGAGTTAGCTGGATGCTTTCTAAATCACCAAGCTGGAAAAAAACTATTTAATTTTGAGGAAAACAGCAAATAGAGACTATAAAACTGAGTGTTGAACATGTACTCATGAAAGACCATCCCTGTAACTAACTTTGTTACTGTGCCTTGTGAGAATGCTATTTCTATGTTAGCCAGGCTACAGAGATGCAGTGATTCAAATTGACAGCTTGCTCTAAGCTTCAAAATCATTGGGAAATGTGCTTTTCACAGTAAATTTTTCCAGTGTAATGTCCTTGGTGATAGTGAATGTGTCTCACTGTGAAGGGAAATTTCAACGCATAAGATTGGATTGTGTTGTTTTATGGAGTGAGAACAGTGATTAATTCGGCTGCAATTTATTCAATCCTCTGGTAATGTTTACTTGTGAAGTTTTATTAGGTCATGTTACAGTTATAATCTTATCAATGGTCATGCTCAGAGTCTTACTTCCAAGCTGTTTTCAGTTGTAAATGACTGGCCAAACCTGATTCTTCATTACTTTGCAGCTTGTGTTGTCATCTGCGTCAGTAAGAAAGGAGTGTGCAGTGTTGTCATTTCAATCTGGAATATTCTACGGATGTTTTCCTTATGATGTAATGAAATAAATGATAGTACAAGGCATCAGACAGGGCTCGCTCCCACTTGGGCATTTCAGTCGTGAGGCAGCATTTTCCCGTCAATGTTGTAGCTCTTCTAggtaggggtttttttactgaGAAATTCTAAAACTACTGAAATTCTAGAACAGATGAGAAATATCCATTTGGAATGGTTTCTTCAGAGATAATTCCTTTCTAATAAGAAGGAAATGGGAAGAAGAGAGGACTCTCAGTCATCATCCTTCGTGTATGTGGAGAATCAAATCCACATATTTTTGCAATTGACACTTTTGCAAAGGCCCATGCTTTAATTTGCACATATAAGCATATAATTGATAATTCCTTAGATCAAATTCCTGTGGCTGCAGATGGGAAGGAATTTTCCCTGATATTCTGTATGTTAGTTACTTATGTCCTGCAGGTGAGGACTGAGGTTTTTATAGTACCATGTTAACCATGAGCTGTTCCTAAGTGATCTTGGTGGCAGTTAATAAACAGATCTTTTAAAGTGTAACTAGTTTAGAAAAACCCTGACATCTTTGTCTTCACAGAAAATATGAGAGAAAGGACAGTGCTGATGTATAGCAGTGTAATGCCCAGCATTTGCTATAATTTTTCAATGtgaagcaggattttttttccaaagagctCCCAAATAAATCTCACCTAGTGGAATAGGAGTGGCAATACACGGCAATTTGTTTTCAGATTGTACCTTAACAACACCATGCACAGACAAACTCACATAAACTTAAATAGAAGTGACTGAGCCAAAAAATAATTGTCTTAATTATATTCTAGTTAGTCAAATTAgtaatgataaaatatttttcctcccaGAGTGCTGTTTGTTAGCTGGCACcagaacttaattttttttgcctgtCATATGGTTTGTGAGAGAccttggagaaaaatatttgggtGGGGTTTTATTCAGGACTTTTTCTCCAGAACACTGGCccttattttcttcattatcaGGATGTGCAAATGACTTTTGCAGTAAGTCTGGCTTTTCTAGCAGGAATGCTACATTGTCCATCCAGTGCCAGGAAGGTGGAAATATCCTTAATTTTATGTTCAGTTAAATACAGGATTTGTCTTTCTATCTGATGATTTTCAAATAGTTTAGTTTGGAGAGTTTGCTTGTGGAAGACCTGATTcacatgtttattttcttttccccaaagtAATAACTACCAAACAAGACTTAACTATCCTTGTGCTCTTTTCTATATGTTGTTTGTGTCCTCATCCAGAATTACACCCAGAGTATTCATTAGGCAGAATGttacagattttttattttagagcCCTTTAGCTTTTTTGCAGCTTTATAGATTCTTTCATTAGTTTTACAGAGCATTTTGTTCCTAATTACGTTTTTAAAGAGATTCAAAGCTACTGTTAATTCACAGTAAAACTTTATTGTCAAATTTTTGATTTTAATAGGATCTTAGAGGTGTTGCTACTGGATATTCCCCTTACTATACCATTCTCACTGAATTGGAATAAATTATCTTTGAAGATCCCTTGACTGGCTAGAGAAGGAGGCCTGTGTAAACCAcgtgaagttcaacaaggccaagtacAAGATCCTACACTTGGGTCAGGGCAGTACTTGATATCAACACAGACTGGATGGTGGATAGATAGACTGTGTGATGAATAGGTTGAGTGCAGCCCTGCAAAGAAAGACTTGGGGATActggtaaataaaaaaaaaaaaaaaaaaggatttgagccagcagtgtgtgctcacAGCCTGAAAAGCCACCCTGGGCTGTTCCACAAGAAGTGCATACAGCAGGtagagggaggggattctgcctcTGCagtctgctctggtgagacctcACCTGCAGTCCTACATTCAATTCTGGGGCACTCAGGTCAAGAAAATCGTGAACCTTGGAATGAATCTTGAGAAGAGCCATGGTCATGGTCAGAGGGCTGTAACACCTTCCATTTAAGGACAGGCTGAGAGGTTTGGGGTTGTTCCACCAGGAGTCAGGATGGCTCTGAGGAGACCTTATTGTAGCTTTTCAGTATATGAAGGGGGCTTGTAAAAAAGACGAGCAAGGACTTTTACCAAAGCCTTTAgtcacaggacaaggggcagtAGTTTTAAACTGGAAGAGAGTAGATAGAAACTGGATATAAGAAAGACATTTTCTATTATGGGAGTGGTGAGaaactggcacaggttgcccagagaagttccagggatgccccatccctggaagtgttcatgaCCATGTTAGATGGGGCTTTGACCAAGCTGATCTAGTGAAAGATTTTTCTCCTCATACTGAGGGAGGTGAACTGGATGGTCTTCAAATGTTCCTGCCCACTATTTCTTGCTCCTAATTATTCTTGGCTGGCATTCACCTTATTTGCTGCTTTATATTTGGAGCACCAAATATGGTGAGGTATTGATCCTTGAGCATGTGTATGCATGAGTATGGTAGTATAAACATAATTAGTTTTCTTAGAATGAAGGAAAGATACAGCACACATTTTGCAAAGATCTGTCTTCTGTGGTTTCTAATTTATGTTTAATTTCTGATTCTTCTATGCCATACAGATAATTTGTTCAGAAAGTTTtacatagaaaaatattttgtgaaagtAACTATTACCCAATTTGGAAGTATAAACCCCTCCAGAGAACCCCAAAGTTAACAGGAACTGTATTATGGCTTTGGAAAGACATGCTCCAAGACTGCACTTATCTCACTGGTATACTCCATGCTGGTTGCATATATTTACGAAAGACACTGATGAGTCATATATAAACATTTTGATTATAaagattttcttcattttcccacAGACTTGCTGCTTTCAAACAGCTGCATCCCATTCCTGGGCTCAGCAGAGGGGCTTGATTTTCGAACCCTGCTGCTAGATGAGGAGAGGGGCCGGCTGCTAGTCGGGACAAAGGACCACATCTTCCTGCTCAACTTGATTGATgtaaacaaaaatgtaaaaaaggtCAGTGTGCTTTCCATGGAGTTTACCTCCTAAGTTAAATTTTGTTAAATTcgttttttgtttgtttgggtttgtgtttttatttatttatttcttcactgGGTAACTGCAGATTTGTTGTGCAATGCAATTTACCAAGATTTGATAATCTCACCTCCCACAGTTATACATATTATCTTTAATCAATTGAATTTCTCATGCTATGTGATCTCCTGTGTGACTGATGACCTGCAAGAGATTAGTTATGTGGAAGAGCTCTGCAGTGCATGAAAATAGCATCAAAATATCAGCAAACTGGAAAAATGTAGCTTAGAGTGTTCACCTCTCAACTCCTCTGGTCATGGTTACCCTCttcatttaaaagcatttggaaGGAAATAACTGAAGACAGCTCTTTCATTGCTTCCTGGCATCACTGGGATTGCTTTACTGTAATACTGAACAGAGCAGAAGCAATTTGAATGGTTTAAATTATAGTAAAATGTAAGTGGCAATTTTAGCATTTTTGTGAATATCTGGAATTACTAGTGATAGGAAAAGCTTCCACTGGGATCTGCTGTAGTCCCTTGCCTATGCCCAGTGACAATGTGTTAAATTGAGATAATGAGATGACAATTTAGCCTTCAATATTTCTATCAGACATGGTGAACTGGAGCTTTTGTAAGCACAGTTGACTGCTATGAGTGAAAACCAGATGCTTGCACAGGAACACATGAAAACTGGTTTCCTTCTTCCAGATATGAAGAAAATTTGAATTCTCAGCTGTGTTTGGTATTTTCTTTAGGCACCAGAGGGGAGTTTTAAATTACTGGgttctgctgccagctctgaagCGGTAACTGACCCTGAATTAATGGCATTGCAGGCAGGGACTGAACAGGTGGAACAAGATACTATTTTGCTCACATGTTTGAGAGCAACACTTGCTGCCATTGTATAGAAGAGATACAGTACTAGGCAGAATATCTTGTTCCCTATCTTGACTTCAGCAATGCTGCACATGCCAGTTTTTGTAAAACTCAGATTCTgagtatttcagaaaatttcttCTTGGGATGCTTTATCAAGCACTTAACTTGCTTCTGTCGTCTCAGTAACTGACTCAAAATCCACTACTCCCTCAGGATATTGCATTAATAACAGCACTGCTAATTATAATTGCAAATTTTCAGAGTACAAATTGATTTTTGGTGTAGGCTTTCTGTAGAAAACAAGTTTTGTTTGTGTGAAAAGCAgacttttgtttctgtgggatGCTGCTTGCCTCCTGAGAGATGCTGAGTGCTGTCACTTCCCATTATGTTCAGCGGGGCTTTATGAGCCCAGACCTTGCTGGAGGTGGCAGCCCCCTGCGTGAGCCACCCCTCAGTCCAAGCTGGTGACATTTTGCCTTTGGCCAAGCCCCCACTGATCATTATGGACCTTGTGCCTTCCAGGAAGAgcagaacacagagccaggagagctAACCTGCAGTTGGACAGTGGTATAGATGTTACAGAGAAAAGACTCTGtatttggaaggaaaatttgCATTTCCTAAGATGAATAGAGAATGTATGCTTACATATCTGTGGTAACCTGAAAGGAGGGAATAAAATTCCTAACCACTTGCATATCTAGACTAAATATGTGTGCAGGTTCAAATACTTATACTCCTTTTAGTAGTAGACTAATAACAGTTTAACTATTCAGATAATATTTaacttctcagaaaaaaatttatctAAGTGGGAAGAACTGACTTGAGAAGCCTTGCAGAGCATCCTGGTGTTATGATTTCCAAGGCCTCCATCGGCATTCAGCAACTTTATAAATGTATCTTCTTGCCTAAACACCCAGGAAACACAAGGCAATGTCACACAAGTGTTTCTCTTTAATTCCCCTGCTCTTGGCTAGTTGAATCTTCTCAGTGGAGGGAAGGAATGAGGTGAAGGAAGTAGCGTGAGGAGCTGTGTGTAAATCTCAGTGCTGAGGAGGATGCTGGAGGATTCTCTACAGTAGCAGGGAAGTGTCAGAAAGTAGCATTTGCCGGTGCTGTGTTTAGACTGACCCTAGTTTGGGTTGGCTCCGGGCCAGGCAGCTCGCTTCCAGGCTTTCCCAGCGTGAGGAAACCACACATGTTGGGACTACAAGGGTCTGAAGTGTGTCCTTTGTACTCCTCTGGAGCACGAGTCgtctggaaaaaataatctgcttATACCCAGCAACTAAAATGAGTAGAAATTGATTAGAATAGTACGTTTCTGCCTGTAAATGATGTGTTTATTAATGACTTTGAGGAAGGAGTGTTAAAAGCAAGCTGCGGGGGCAAGAGAGGTATAACAACTTTGAGACTAGAATGCAAGATTGTTCATAGTTTAGGGTTTCcattatttaaaacaaagctGAACATTTACTTTAGAATGCTCTGTGCTGGGTAGATTCATCTTATTTTAATAAAGCTCTCAGTTTCAGATATTTGTTTTGTTAGGAGCTACTGATACCTCCAAAAGCCAAGTCAGAATCCCCAACAATTTATTCTCATATGTGGATATAATTACTTGGCAAGATTATATTTTAGAGTCTGAAGCTCTGTATTAAGACATTTCTGGAATAGTATTCAAAGAAGCATTCAAAGCCTTGCATCCTGCTCCCTTCTCTAATGTATacttatatataatttaataacttcctttttaaaacctatttatttacctAAATTAGTTAATTTGACTTACATGTATTAAGTTATGGCTTTATTTCCTGGTGTATTTTTCCTTATGAAATAAACCAATAgttctgctggagtcccaatAACTTAAATCATTGTAGTTGTTATTCAATTTATTGTGTAATAGGTTGAAAACTTCCTTAGCTGGCAGCTTAAAAAAAAGTCTGTCCGGTTTCCAGTGCTTGCAAACCTCATTATAAAACAGCAGTAAGTACCACAGTGTAATAAGCAAGTCTTCCAGAATGACAGGCAAATGCAGAAAGCTAAAGTGATTATAGtcaataaatatataaagttTAGCAACAGATAATCATCTTTCTGTAACAGGGATATATTTTCTCTGAAGTTTTCCTGTACAGAAGCCTTTAGCTTCTGTTGCTGCAGTGGCATTATCAAGTGCCATAGTCTTTTTTTGAAAGATCCTCACATGCCTGACAAATTCTGCAAGCTGTTTGCAAACTGAAAGAATTGTGATTTCTTCCTACGAGTAAAATAAAGATGATCAGTGAAAGAAAGCAGTTCTGCTGAAGGCCTCTGTGGCATTACCATCAGAAGTGCTGtgtaaaacaaaaggatgtTTAACAGCATGAGAGGCTGGAAAGCTAGAGAAGAAATTTGGAACACCAGGCTCTGGGATCCTGCTGGAAACATTACTTTAGTGCATCGAATTTCTTGTGAGTTTGCTTAAAGCCTTTTCTATTTTACTCCCAAAGCTAAATAAATAGGAAATACAGCATGTTGTCAGCTGGGTAAACAGTGGATAAatagctgcagagcaggggtgcCCCTCTCTGTGGCTGTGCTAACAGTGCACACGGGGTTACACGTCAGCGCGATTATCACGCTGCGATCCGCAGCGCGGCCCGCCCAGCTCCGCGGGAATAGGAATGCTATCAAGGCCTGACAAGCTTTTGAAAAGCTGCCAGACTGCAGGAGCTGTCAGTGCTAGAAGACACAGCCCCATGTGGGCCAAATAGATAAACATGTCAGATCCCCAATAGCAGCTTTGGAGCAAGCTGTTTTCATCTGTCCCAGTGTGCACTGGCTCTGGGTCACAAATTATCTTCGCTTGGAGCATCCTTGGTTTGTAGTTGCTACTGTTTTTCTGGCATGTGCAGCCGTCTTGTGACATCCTTGAATGCCCTCTTGTATTGactattttctgtatttcacaggaaaaaatatacatatccaaaaatatatatatatttctctgCTGGGTAAATGCTTATGAAATAGctgcacataatttttttctgtaactcCAGTGCTTGTCAACAGTTCAAGTGGGCTTGTATTTCAGCACTGTTTGCAGTGTGACCCACCCATCTCTG from Ammospiza nelsoni isolate bAmmNel1 chromosome 5, bAmmNel1.pri, whole genome shotgun sequence includes:
- the LOC132073022 gene encoding inositol 1,4,5-trisphosphate receptor-interacting protein-like 1, with translation MKERQELLDHEMARLLQELEEQDKGWGAVLSGALQQWPFWVVAGVLLLLALWFTCRRRSCEASNNDVNEGEDSVDGREECMEVKVQESSDASEHRSREKDHDGGKGESGSDGMEDREKTRYAGHEQGILLVDRIEWPVEDLERGCSVIAELMESLTRVFVDSVSNTPYPVPQEAIGVGSAFEGWSPRDWDGVYRVLVPLNPPPGHTFHLEPNSAGQVAARTFNVCVELVCTCEKEQVEEKPLCFLHHSREELRRKQKRSLLETLCTSSYLDVEKTSRWFCQLVRSSWLQVPQWHSWHVVFQPCRQSCRLELSKGRESLTVEMLFGVRRGDSDIFVSSQPTKATITASTAWAETYAVAEAKFFRHIARQLPCESLHLKCLQLFTCILRDTGFSSSTWKTVVMHVLTTVPLSRWHRRAFAWRLWDIMAYLDRCLQLTHLRHFVLGNERLPAEISLPPAMRGVVPPNLFEHLARDPAAHREARQAYGRLRFRLGVLLSSH
- the LOC132073026 gene encoding inositol 1,4,5-trisphosphate receptor-interacting protein-like 1; translation: MALLPMIFVLVQSLIQYPQPAGDGLDEATHQRMKERQELLDHEMARLLQELEEQDKGWGAVLSGALQQWPFWVIAGVLLLLALWFTCRRRSGEASNNDVNEGEDSVDGREECMEVKVQESSDASEHRSREKDHDGGKGESGSDGMEDREKTRYAGHEQGILLVDRIEWPVEDLERGCSVIAELMESLTRVFVDSVSNTPYPVPQEAIGVGSAFEGWSPRDWDGVYRVLVPLNPPPGHTFHLEPNSAGQVAARTFNVCVELVCTCEKEQVEEKPLCFLHHSREELRRKQKRSLLETLCTSSYLDVEKTSRWFCQLVRSSWLQVPQWHSWHVVFQPCRRSCRLELSKGRESLTVEMLFGVRRGDSDIFVSSQPTKATITASTAWAETYAVAEAKFFRHIARQLPCESLHLKCLQLFTCILRDTGFSSSTWKTVVMHVLTTVPLSRWHRRAFAWRLWDIMAYLDRCLQLTHLRHFVLGNERLPAEISLPPAMRGVVPPNLFEHLARDPAAHREARQAYGRLRFRLGVLLSSH